A stretch of Rubinisphaera margarita DNA encodes these proteins:
- a CDS encoding ABC transporter permease yields MSFDVVGFDFLEGLTHFLKVFGGILAAALVVSLVIAFLKYGPRGFGLFFKTIWQAVVDFVHTSPRRVWAITMLTWKESSRKKALFVFVVFALLIMFAGWFLRSSVDRPDLQLKVYVKFVLTAISWLTLPVVLLLACWGLPTDIKNRSLHTVVTKPTRRHEVVLGRFFGFSLVGTVVLLVMGVIGYFWTVGQMPAGAKSELVGRVPVYGDMTYSNREGNRRQDTSEESSGVNVGDIWEFRSYIEGGTKSRTFYDFDNLNVSAIRNAGQFRIEYNFEAFRTHKGDIDKRLACQMTIVNNTNGLRVPLPIFEVHEFSNRAADKTIVLGGTDEDGNSIDTVTYNEEATNELKTVNLYDEVLEGGDITIEVQCLDPGQFLGMARPDLFIRMPDRSFASTYFKAVFGIWLQMVLIIVIGVTASCFVKGPVATLLTFGILVVGTGFSELMQGLAAGQTEGGGPFESAYRMFMHLNPTTGFDDGPLKTVITLVDQIAIGFLWTVQHLFPRFEYYNMIPFVANGFDVPWRASLLPSIAVTLAFVIPCLILGYFSLQLREMEAK; encoded by the coding sequence ATGTCCTTTGACGTTGTCGGATTTGATTTTCTCGAAGGACTGACGCACTTCCTGAAAGTGTTCGGCGGCATTCTCGCTGCTGCTCTGGTCGTGTCCCTTGTTATCGCCTTCCTGAAGTACGGGCCTCGCGGTTTCGGACTGTTCTTCAAGACCATCTGGCAGGCGGTCGTCGATTTCGTACATACCTCGCCGCGCCGGGTGTGGGCGATCACGATGCTCACCTGGAAAGAATCGAGCCGAAAGAAGGCTCTGTTCGTCTTCGTGGTCTTCGCGTTGCTCATCATGTTCGCCGGCTGGTTCCTCCGGTCCTCGGTTGACCGGCCCGATCTGCAGCTCAAGGTCTACGTGAAGTTCGTGCTGACCGCGATCTCCTGGCTGACGCTGCCCGTGGTCCTGCTGCTCGCCTGCTGGGGGCTGCCGACCGACATCAAGAACCGTTCGCTGCACACGGTAGTGACCAAGCCGACGCGTCGTCATGAAGTGGTCCTGGGACGCTTCTTCGGATTCTCTCTCGTCGGAACTGTGGTTCTGCTTGTTATGGGAGTCATCGGCTACTTCTGGACCGTGGGACAGATGCCGGCCGGGGCGAAGTCGGAACTCGTGGGCCGTGTCCCGGTCTATGGTGACATGACTTACTCCAACCGCGAGGGGAATCGTCGTCAGGACACGAGCGAAGAGTCGAGCGGAGTTAACGTCGGCGACATCTGGGAATTCCGCAGTTATATCGAAGGGGGAACGAAGTCCCGAACCTTCTACGACTTCGACAACCTGAATGTCAGCGCCATCCGCAATGCCGGCCAGTTCCGGATCGAATACAACTTCGAAGCGTTCCGCACGCACAAAGGGGATATCGACAAGCGTCTGGCCTGCCAGATGACGATCGTCAATAACACCAACGGACTACGTGTCCCCCTGCCGATTTTCGAGGTGCACGAATTCAGTAACCGGGCCGCGGATAAGACCATTGTCCTGGGCGGCACCGACGAAGACGGCAACAGTATTGACACTGTCACCTATAATGAAGAAGCAACCAACGAACTGAAGACGGTGAACCTGTACGACGAGGTTCTCGAAGGGGGCGACATCACGATTGAAGTGCAATGTCTCGACCCCGGTCAGTTCCTGGGAATGGCGCGTCCCGACCTGTTTATCCGCATGCCGGACCGCTCGTTCGCCTCAACTTATTTCAAGGCGGTCTTCGGAATCTGGCTGCAGATGGTGCTGATCATCGTGATCGGTGTGACGGCCAGCTGTTTCGTGAAGGGACCCGTGGCGACGCTGCTCACCTTCGGTATTCTGGTCGTGGGAACCGGCTTCAGCGAACTGATGCAGGGGCTGGCAGCCGGGCAGACAGAAGGTGGCGGACCATTCGAGTCGGCCTACCGGATGTTTATGCACCTGAATCCGACGACCGGGTTCGATGATGGTCCGCTGAAAACCGTGATCACTCTGGTGGACCAGATTGCCATCGGCTTCCTCTGGACGGTGCAGCACCTGTTCCCGCGGTTCGAGTACTACAACATGATTCCATTCGTGGCGAACGGCTTTGATGTGCCCTGGAGAGCATCGCTTCTCCCGAGCATTGCCGTGACCCTCGCCTTTGTTATTCCGTGTCTTATTCTCGGTTACTTCTCACTGCAATTAAGAGAAATGGAAGCGAAATGA
- a CDS encoding reverse transcriptase family protein, producing the protein MLLLELLKRLLFGSSAVSSKKRVVETASSRSDGRFSPPAEASVAVADKPRKKPREEQTWPILRPLRRKKVRPERDAAANAGSKQYPFAYPYVVSDGSYLDLTKDTDRERLDRWDLPYFETPTQLAEWFNLPLGQLAWLTDRFSDGKRPVDKSKAHYRYQWRTKRSGGYRLIEAPLPLMRQVQEQILDEILDRVPTHDAAHGFCAGRSVVTNAEPHVGQAVVVKFDLDNFYTRVRYSRVVAVFRSFGYSREVAIWLARLSTSAIPANLDFPGRQPKRLRLFLPRHLPQGAPTSPCMANLVAFSLDVRLSGLAKSFGATYTRYGDDLTFSGDESYLRSLRVFIPLAHQIIRQERFVLNGKKKQIRRRVSQQKVTGVVVNDKTNIPRKEFDRLKATLHNCVQHGPDSQNHDQHPNFRAHLRGRIAYVQQLNEHRGNKLLSLYQAINWS; encoded by the coding sequence ATGCTACTGCTTGAACTGCTGAAACGCCTGCTGTTTGGTTCGTCTGCAGTTTCCTCGAAAAAACGTGTGGTCGAAACCGCCTCGTCTCGTTCTGACGGCCGGTTCTCGCCGCCTGCTGAGGCCTCCGTTGCCGTTGCCGATAAGCCGCGCAAAAAACCCAGAGAAGAACAGACCTGGCCGATTCTACGGCCGTTGCGTCGCAAGAAGGTCCGGCCTGAGCGTGATGCCGCCGCGAACGCGGGCAGCAAGCAATACCCCTTCGCGTATCCGTATGTGGTTTCCGACGGCAGCTATCTCGACCTGACAAAGGATACCGATCGGGAGCGGCTCGATCGCTGGGATCTGCCTTACTTTGAAACTCCGACGCAGCTCGCCGAGTGGTTCAATCTGCCGCTGGGGCAACTCGCCTGGCTGACCGATCGGTTCAGCGATGGCAAACGCCCGGTCGACAAAAGCAAGGCCCACTACCGCTACCAGTGGCGAACGAAGCGCAGCGGGGGATACCGACTCATTGAAGCTCCGCTCCCGTTGATGCGACAGGTGCAGGAGCAGATTCTCGACGAAATTCTCGACCGTGTGCCGACCCACGATGCCGCTCATGGATTCTGTGCGGGCCGGTCCGTGGTCACCAATGCCGAGCCGCATGTCGGCCAGGCCGTCGTCGTGAAGTTCGACCTCGACAATTTCTACACCCGTGTCCGTTACTCGCGGGTCGTGGCGGTCTTCCGCAGCTTTGGATACTCGCGTGAAGTGGCGATCTGGCTGGCGAGGCTGAGTACCTCGGCCATTCCGGCCAACCTCGATTTCCCGGGACGGCAGCCGAAACGGTTGAGACTGTTTCTACCGAGACACCTGCCTCAGGGCGCCCCGACTTCGCCCTGCATGGCGAATCTGGTGGCCTTTTCGCTCGACGTTCGGCTGTCCGGTCTGGCGAAGTCCTTCGGAGCGACCTACACGCGGTATGGAGACGACCTGACCTTCTCGGGGGACGAGTCCTATCTCCGTTCCCTGCGGGTGTTCATTCCGCTGGCGCATCAGATCATCCGCCAGGAACGCTTCGTTCTGAACGGCAAGAAGAAGCAGATCCGCCGCCGCGTGAGCCAGCAGAAAGTCACTGGCGTTGTCGTCAACGACAAAACGAACATCCCGCGGAAAGAATTCGACCGCCTCAAAGCCACACTGCACAATTGCGTCCAGCACGGCCCGGATTCGCAGAATCACGATCAGCATCCTAACTTCCGAGCCCATCTCCGCGGACGCATTGCCTACGTGCAGCAGTTGAATGAACATCGTGGCAACAAACTGCTCAGCCTCTATCAGGCCATCAACTGGTCGTAG
- a CDS encoding Minf_1886 family protein: MATMDPAVKTHKPYHRNAYEFVFDSLRYTQEMLNRGHVVDEMTEDSAHISGRELLEGVRLLALERFGLLSQMVFRSWGIKSTEDFGRIVFELVERGEMKKTERDSISDFVHVYEFEEAFDDNYVIDLREAFKVDR; this comes from the coding sequence ATGGCGACGATGGATCCCGCAGTGAAAACACATAAACCGTATCATCGCAATGCATACGAGTTTGTTTTCGACTCTCTGCGTTACACGCAGGAGATGCTCAATCGGGGGCATGTGGTCGACGAGATGACCGAAGACTCCGCGCACATCTCGGGCCGGGAACTGCTCGAAGGTGTCCGTCTGCTCGCTTTGGAGCGGTTTGGACTGCTCTCGCAGATGGTCTTCCGCTCCTGGGGCATCAAGTCGACAGAAGACTTTGGCCGTATCGTCTTCGAACTGGTCGAACGTGGCGAGATGAAGAAGACCGAACGGGACAGCATCAGCGACTTCGTACACGTTTACGAGTTCGAAGAAGCCTTCGACGACAACTACGTCATCGATCTTCGCGAAGCCTTCAAGGTCGACCGCTAA
- a CDS encoding ABC transporter ATP-binding protein, translating into MNQPENVIEIRNLSKVYRDFWGRKKVQALKSLSLEVRKGEIFGLLGPNGSGKTTTMKLLLGLLFPTGGDVSIFGEPASNVEKNERIGYLPEESYLYRFLNAEETLDFYGRLFNMPADVRKKRCDELIQQVGIQHARKRQLKEYSKGMTRRIGLAQALINDPDLVLLDEPTSGLDPIGTRDMKDMILKLRDQGKTVVMCSHLLADVQDVCDRIAILYGGELKVIGRVEELLKSKEQEQILTSTLSDEALNEVKAVLKKHNADFISADRPTSTLEDLFLKTVQISQAQPGKRFVAEGGDQGESPLDDEQKAAENKTAENKAST; encoded by the coding sequence ATGAATCAACCGGAAAATGTGATCGAGATTCGCAATCTCTCCAAAGTCTACCGCGATTTCTGGGGGCGCAAGAAAGTCCAGGCTCTCAAGTCGTTGAGCCTCGAAGTTCGCAAAGGGGAGATCTTCGGTCTCCTTGGTCCGAACGGTTCCGGCAAGACCACCACGATGAAACTGCTGCTCGGACTGCTCTTTCCGACCGGCGGTGATGTCAGCATTTTCGGCGAGCCGGCTTCGAACGTCGAAAAGAACGAACGCATCGGGTATCTGCCGGAAGAGTCGTATCTGTACCGCTTCCTGAATGCGGAAGAGACACTCGACTTCTACGGTCGTCTGTTCAACATGCCGGCTGATGTTCGCAAGAAGCGTTGTGATGAACTCATTCAGCAGGTCGGCATTCAGCACGCCCGTAAACGACAGCTCAAAGAGTATTCCAAGGGGATGACCCGTCGTATCGGCCTGGCTCAGGCGCTGATCAACGATCCCGATCTGGTTCTGCTCGACGAACCGACCTCCGGTCTGGATCCGATCGGTACCCGCGACATGAAAGACATGATTCTGAAGCTCCGCGATCAGGGCAAAACCGTGGTGATGTGTTCGCACCTTCTGGCCGACGTTCAGGATGTGTGTGACCGGATCGCGATTCTCTACGGCGGCGAACTCAAGGTCATCGGCCGCGTCGAAGAGCTGCTCAAGTCGAAGGAACAGGAACAGATCCTGACCAGCACGCTGAGCGACGAAGCTCTCAACGAAGTCAAAGCCGTTCTCAAGAAGCACAATGCCGACTTCATCTCGGCCGACCGGCCGACCTCGACTCTGGAAGACCTGTTCCTCAAAACGGTGCAGATCAGCCAGGCTCAGCCCGGGAAACGGTTTGTGGCCGAAGGGGGCGACCAGGGCGAATCTCCTCTCGACGACGAGCAGAAGGCCGCCGAGAACAAGACCGCCGAGAACAAGGCGAGCACCTGA